A genome region from Coprococcus phoceensis includes the following:
- the efp gene encoding elongation factor P, which yields MISAGDFKNGVTLEIDGNIYQILEFQHVKPGKGAAFVRTKLKNIISGGAVEKTFRPTEKFPKAHIERKDMQYLYSDGELYHFMDVETYDQIALNEDAIGDSLKFVKENEMVKICSHNGNVFAVEPPLFVELAITETEPGFKGDTAQGATKPATVETGAVVYVPLFVEQGDVLKIDTRTGEYLSRV from the coding sequence ATGATTTCAGCAGGAGATTTTAAAAATGGTGTAACCCTTGAAATTGACGGGAATATTTATCAGATTTTAGAATTCCAACATGTAAAACCAGGTAAAGGTGCAGCGTTCGTTAGAACAAAATTAAAAAATATTATCAGTGGTGGAGCTGTAGAAAAAACATTTAGACCTACAGAAAAATTCCCAAAAGCTCATATCGAAAGAAAAGATATGCAGTACTTATATTCTGATGGAGAATTGTATCACTTCATGGATGTTGAGACATATGATCAGATTGCATTGAATGAAGATGCAATTGGTGATTCACTCAAATTCGTAAAAGAGAATGAGATGGTGAAGATTTGTTCTCACAATGGCAATGTATTTGCTGTAGAGCCACCATTGTTCGTAGAACTTGCGATTACAGAGACAGAGCCAGGATTTAAAGGAGATACAGCACAGGGTGCGACAAAACCAGCTACTGTGGAGACAGGAGCAGTTGTATACGTACCGTTGTTTGTAGAACAAGGCGATGTTCTGAAGATTGATACACGTACAGGAGAGTACTTATCAAGAGTATAA
- a CDS encoding TRAP transporter substrate-binding protein: MKKKIYMATAVLAAVLLSGCAKESDVQRYAWPLATSSPEDTVTQLFSEKFAEEVDRLSDGKMKIQVYPNSTLGGDRELLESCKDGDIPFVVQNTAPQVTFMKDVAVFDIPCVFDSIEEVRNKVDDAKFYGLMEDVYKDAGYKLLGYADQRFRVMSTNKNITSLSDFKGQKIRTMENPYHMAFWKSLKANPTPMTFSEVYIGLQQGTIDAQENPYEVIVSSRLYEQQDYVVETNHLPHLISLIVSDEFFEGLSKKEQNVITEASEIAKKYAREQSDTRIAEKIKVIEESGTKIVPMSEELRQEVRDASKGVTEEICHSVSKDIVDAYLEQ, from the coding sequence ATGAAGAAAAAAATATATATGGCAACAGCGGTGCTGGCTGCTGTACTCTTGTCCGGGTGCGCCAAGGAGAGCGATGTGCAAAGATACGCTTGGCCGCTTGCGACATCCAGTCCGGAAGATACGGTGACACAGTTGTTCTCGGAAAAATTTGCAGAAGAGGTGGATCGGCTAAGTGATGGAAAGATGAAGATTCAAGTATATCCAAACAGTACGCTTGGCGGAGACCGTGAATTGTTAGAAAGCTGTAAAGACGGAGATATTCCGTTTGTCGTACAAAATACAGCGCCGCAGGTTACGTTTATGAAAGATGTCGCGGTATTTGACATTCCATGTGTGTTTGACTCTATTGAAGAAGTCCGCAACAAAGTGGATGATGCGAAGTTCTATGGTCTGATGGAAGATGTTTACAAAGATGCGGGCTATAAGCTGTTGGGGTATGCGGATCAGAGGTTCCGTGTCATGTCCACGAACAAAAATATTACTTCCCTGTCGGATTTTAAGGGGCAAAAGATCAGAACAATGGAGAATCCGTATCATATGGCTTTCTGGAAGTCGCTCAAAGCGAATCCGACACCTATGACTTTCAGTGAGGTGTACATCGGGCTTCAGCAGGGAACAATCGATGCACAGGAAAACCCATATGAGGTTATTGTTTCCAGTCGATTATATGAACAGCAGGATTATGTGGTTGAGACAAATCATCTGCCGCATTTGATTTCTTTGATTGTCAGTGATGAATTTTTTGAAGGGCTTTCAAAGAAAGAGCAAAATGTGATCACAGAGGCTTCTGAGATTGCAAAAAAATACGCAAGAGAGCAGTCGGACACCCGCATTGCGGAAAAAATCAAGGTGATTGAGGAAAGTGGAACGAAGATTGTTCCTATGAGTGAAGAACTAAGACAAGAGGTGCGGGATGCCTCAAAAGGAGTGACAGAAGAGATCTGTCACAGTGTGTCAAAAGACATTGTAGATGCGTATTTGGAACAATAA
- a CDS encoding TRAP transporter large permease: MPIVVVFLIFVVCLVIAIPVSISLGIVSVLPGAFDPSFTASAQFVIRSMFGGIDSFPLLAVPMFVFSGIVMAKGGISKRLFDVFAYFLGKRTAGMPCAVIITCLFYGAISGSGPATVAAVGSMTIPILMELGYDKKFVTAVVAVAGGLGVIIPPSIPFIMYGMAAGESVSDLFIAGIIPGLLIGGLLMIYAIYYCKKYGEDKEKIAEEIGKLHAKGFLKVLKESFFALLSPVIILGCIYSGIASPTEAAVISVFYALIISLFIYRTIQVKNIWGIIVESTRTYAPLLFILAASIAFSRVLTLMQVPQAVSEWILTHFSNPIVILIVINIFLLIVGMAMDTTPAILILSPILLPIVTEIGMDPIHFGVMMVVNLAIGFVTPPIGVNLFVASSLTEIPIMEIAKKAFPMIVFFLIALLLITFIPGISLVLL, from the coding sequence ATGCCAATCGTAGTTGTATTTTTAATATTTGTAGTTTGCCTGGTGATTGCGATTCCGGTATCGATATCACTTGGGATTGTATCGGTATTGCCGGGAGCATTTGACCCTTCTTTTACGGCGAGCGCCCAGTTTGTCATTCGTTCTATGTTTGGTGGAATCGACAGTTTTCCACTTCTTGCAGTGCCGATGTTTGTGTTCTCCGGAATCGTTATGGCAAAGGGTGGAATCTCGAAAAGGCTGTTTGATGTTTTCGCGTATTTTCTTGGAAAAAGAACTGCGGGAATGCCGTGCGCAGTGATTATTACATGTTTGTTTTATGGTGCAATATCAGGTTCGGGCCCGGCTACTGTAGCGGCGGTTGGAAGTATGACAATACCGATTTTGATGGAACTTGGATATGACAAGAAATTTGTGACAGCAGTGGTTGCTGTGGCGGGAGGACTCGGTGTGATCATACCGCCAAGTATTCCGTTTATCATGTATGGAATGGCGGCGGGAGAATCCGTGAGTGATCTGTTTATCGCGGGAATTATTCCGGGACTTTTGATTGGCGGCCTGCTGATGATCTATGCAATCTATTACTGTAAGAAATATGGAGAAGACAAAGAAAAGATTGCAGAAGAGATTGGAAAATTACATGCGAAAGGCTTTTTGAAAGTGTTAAAAGAGAGCTTTTTTGCCCTGCTTAGTCCGGTTATTATTTTAGGGTGCATTTATTCGGGAATTGCTTCACCGACAGAGGCTGCGGTTATCTCGGTTTTCTATGCGTTGATTATCAGTCTTTTTATCTATCGCACGATTCAGGTGAAGAACATTTGGGGAATCATTGTAGAATCCACAAGAACTTATGCGCCGCTGTTATTTATACTTGCAGCGTCAATTGCGTTTTCGCGGGTGCTTACACTGATGCAGGTGCCACAGGCAGTCAGCGAATGGATTTTGACACACTTTAGTAATCCGATTGTCATTTTAATTGTGATTAATATCTTTTTACTGATTGTGGGAATGGCGATGGATACGACACCGGCGATCTTGATCTTAAGCCCGATTTTATTGCCGATTGTAACAGAAATAGGAATGGACCCGATTCATTTTGGTGTGATGATGGTTGTAAACCTTGCAATTGGTTTTGTGACACCTCCGATCGGAGTCAATTTGTTCGTGGCAAGTTCACTTACGGAGATACCGATTATGGAAATTGCAAAAAAAGCATTTCCGATGATTGTGTTCTTCTTGATTGCGTTACTGCTGATTACATTTATACCAGGTATCAGTCTTGTGCTATTGTAG
- a CDS encoding TRAP transporter small permease, producing MKRVFTWLNNSLEEFLMGAGLIMMTAIMGIQVVFRYAFGMSLSWSEEITRYIFIWEGFLSISYCTKKCISIKVEQFVAMFPKRGKALFKLVNHTIELVFFCYMIPYAFLYLRSAIESGQVSPACGIPMYYIQAAPFVCFILAAFRIVQRWWIELQVVRAKEKGGEESCQS from the coding sequence ATGAAAAGAGTATTCACATGGTTAAATAACAGTCTGGAAGAATTTCTAATGGGAGCAGGTCTTATCATGATGACTGCCATTATGGGAATTCAGGTGGTTTTTCGATATGCATTTGGCATGTCTTTGTCATGGTCGGAAGAGATCACAAGATATATTTTTATTTGGGAAGGATTTTTGAGCATCAGCTATTGTACGAAAAAATGTATTTCTATAAAAGTGGAGCAGTTTGTGGCGATGTTTCCGAAACGAGGAAAAGCGTTGTTTAAGCTGGTGAATCATACGATTGAACTAGTATTTTTCTGCTATATGATACCGTATGCCTTTTTGTATCTGCGCTCTGCGATTGAGAGCGGACAGGTCAGTCCGGCGTGTGGAATTCCGATGTATTACATTCAGGCAGCGCCGTTTGTATGCTTTATTCTGGCTGCATTTAGAATTGTGCAGAGATGGTGGATCGAGCTTCAGGTTGTAAGGGCGAAAGAAAAAGGAGGGGAAGAATCATGCCAATCGTAG
- the aroD gene encoding type I 3-dehydroquinate dehydratase has translation MNPVIVRNVKIGEGVPKICVPIVGVTKEEIINEAKTFENIPVDVVEWRVDWFEHVFEFEKVEEVLKELREALGETPLLFTFRTSKEGGEKAIEAKEYAELNKKAAATGYVDLVDVEAFTGDEVVKEIIEAAHEVNVKVVASNHDFDRTPEKDEIVSRLRKMQDLGADIPKIAVMPNNKKDVLVLLSATEEMASEYADRPIITMSMAGTGVISRLCGEVFGSALTFGAAKKASAPGQMEVNNLETVLQLLHKSL, from the coding sequence ATGAATCCGGTAATCGTAAGAAATGTAAAGATCGGAGAAGGAGTACCAAAAATCTGTGTGCCGATCGTAGGAGTGACAAAGGAAGAAATTATCAATGAAGCAAAAACATTTGAAAATATTCCGGTAGATGTAGTAGAATGGCGTGTAGACTGGTTTGAACATGTTTTTGAATTTGAAAAAGTAGAAGAGGTTTTAAAAGAGCTGAGAGAAGCTTTGGGAGAGACACCATTGTTATTCACATTCCGTACTTCAAAAGAAGGTGGAGAGAAAGCAATCGAGGCAAAAGAATATGCAGAATTAAATAAGAAAGCTGCTGCGACAGGATATGTGGATTTAGTAGATGTGGAAGCATTTACAGGAGATGAGGTTGTAAAAGAAATCATCGAAGCGGCACACGAAGTGAATGTAAAAGTAGTTGCGTCTAACCATGATTTCGACAGGACACCTGAAAAAGATGAGATTGTCTCAAGACTTCGCAAAATGCAGGACTTAGGAGCAGACATTCCGAAGATTGCAGTAATGCCGAACAACAAAAAAGATGTTCTTGTATTGTTATCTGCGACAGAAGAGATGGCATCTGAGTATGCGGACAGACCGATCATCACAATGTCAATGGCAGGAACAGGCGTGATCAGCAGACTTTGCGGAGAAGTATTCGGTTCAGCTTTGACATTTGGAGCAGCAAAAAAGGCATCTGCACCAGGGCAAATGGAAGTGAATAATTTGGAAACTGTATTGCAATTGTTACACAAAAGCCTATAA
- a CDS encoding MFS transporter yields the protein MNKKYLPSALILYLNYFIHGIGCSILSQQVVKEMLADQWGMNDAMKVTAIAAALGLGRLISLPFAGPLSDKLGRRISVLIGVASYVIFFVGIAFSPNVQVAYVAAVLGGIANSFLDTATYPAVAEIMYKYTGIATMGIKLFISVAQLLMPFFLGLVAGTSMSYLTLPLVAGIIIAVLGVLAIFAPLPAESESGKSESFISNLKNANFSLESVALILIGFTSTATFQLWLNCAQTFGKEIAGIPSESVSVMQTYYSAGTLVALFVTSILITKFKQVRFLVIYPAIATIMLVLVYLIKTPAICYIGAFVIGYAAAGGVLQMATATVNELFPKIKGTITSLVMIASSLCNYTILSAAANMSATGVLVMNIVITVIGVLLALLVNARYGKLVEKVNTAK from the coding sequence ATGAATAAGAAATATTTACCAAGTGCATTGATTTTGTACTTAAACTATTTTATCCATGGTATTGGATGTTCTATATTGAGCCAGCAGGTTGTAAAAGAGATGCTGGCAGATCAGTGGGGAATGAACGATGCGATGAAAGTAACTGCAATCGCAGCCGCATTGGGATTGGGACGTTTGATCTCACTTCCGTTTGCAGGACCGTTATCGGATAAGCTTGGAAGAAGAATTTCGGTATTGATTGGTGTGGCATCTTATGTTATTTTCTTCGTAGGGATTGCTTTTTCACCAAACGTACAGGTTGCATATGTTGCAGCAGTTCTCGGAGGTATCGCAAACTCCTTCTTAGATACAGCTACATATCCGGCAGTTGCAGAGATTATGTACAAGTATACAGGTATTGCGACAATGGGAATTAAGTTATTTATTTCCGTAGCACAGCTTTTAATGCCATTCTTCTTAGGACTTGTGGCAGGAACATCTATGTCATACCTGACACTTCCACTTGTAGCAGGTATTATAATCGCAGTGCTCGGTGTGCTGGCAATTTTTGCACCGCTTCCGGCAGAGTCTGAGAGCGGAAAATCAGAGTCATTTATCAGTAACCTGAAAAATGCAAATTTCTCATTGGAAAGTGTAGCCTTGATTTTAATCGGTTTCACAAGTACAGCTACATTCCAGTTATGGTTAAACTGTGCGCAGACATTCGGAAAAGAAATCGCAGGAATCCCGTCTGAATCGGTATCTGTAATGCAGACATACTACTCAGCAGGAACTTTGGTTGCGTTGTTTGTGACAAGTATTTTGATCACAAAATTCAAACAAGTACGTTTTCTTGTTATCTATCCGGCGATTGCGACAATCATGTTGGTGTTAGTATATTTGATCAAGACACCTGCAATCTGCTACATCGGTGCATTTGTAATCGGTTATGCAGCAGCAGGAGGAGTTCTTCAGATGGCAACAGCTACTGTAAATGAACTGTTCCCGAAGATCAAAGGAACAATCACAAGCCTTGTTATGATTGCATCAAGCTTATGTAATTATACAATTTTAAGTGCGGCTGCCAATATGTCCGCAACAGGCGTTCTTGTAATGAACATTGTCATTACTGTAATCGGTGTGTTGCTTGCGCTGTTGGTAAATGCAAGATATGGAAAATTAGTAGAAAAAGTAAATACAGCAAAATAA
- a CDS encoding shikimate dehydrogenase gives MAERITGHTELIGLMAYPIRHSSSPAMQNEAFAKLGYDYAYLAFEVDNDTLEDAIKGLRALKMRGSNVSMPNKTVVHKYLDELSPAAKMCGAVNTIVNDNGHLTGHITDGIGYMAALKDNNIDVIGKKMTIVGAGGAATAIEIQAALDGVAEMSIFNIKDKFWANAEETVKKINENTNCKATLYDLADLDKLKEEIADSYLFANGTGMGMKPLEGQTYIPDKSFLRPDLIVTDVVYAPRETALLKMAKEVGCKTMNGLGMMLFQGSAAFELWTGEPMPIEYMKEILDIKYD, from the coding sequence ATGGCAGAAAGAATTACAGGTCACACAGAATTAATCGGTTTAATGGCTTACCCAATCAGACATTCAAGTTCACCGGCAATGCAGAATGAAGCATTTGCAAAATTAGGATATGACTATGCATACCTTGCATTTGAGGTGGACAACGATACATTAGAAGATGCGATCAAAGGACTTCGTGCATTAAAGATGAGAGGCTCTAACGTATCTATGCCAAACAAAACAGTGGTACATAAATACTTAGACGAGTTGTCACCGGCAGCGAAAATGTGTGGTGCAGTCAATACAATCGTAAATGACAATGGACACCTGACAGGTCACATTACAGATGGTATCGGTTATATGGCAGCATTAAAAGACAACAACATTGATGTTATTGGCAAAAAAATGACAATTGTCGGAGCGGGTGGAGCTGCAACAGCAATTGAAATTCAGGCAGCGCTTGACGGTGTGGCAGAGATGTCTATTTTTAACATCAAAGATAAATTCTGGGCAAATGCAGAAGAGACAGTAAAGAAAATCAATGAAAATACAAACTGTAAAGCGACATTATATGATCTTGCAGATCTTGACAAATTAAAAGAAGAGATTGCAGACAGCTATTTATTTGCAAACGGAACAGGCATGGGTATGAAACCATTAGAAGGTCAGACATACATTCCGGACAAATCGTTCTTAAGACCAGACCTGATCGTAACAGATGTTGTATATGCTCCAAGAGAAACAGCGCTGTTGAAGATGGCAAAAGAAGTCGGATGTAAGACAATGAACGGTCTTGGAATGATGTTATTCCAGGGTTCAGCCGCATTTGAATTGTGGACAGGAGAACCAATGCCGATCGAATATATGAAAGAAATCTTAGATATCAAATACGACTAA
- a CDS encoding LysR family transcriptional regulator, whose product MTLNQLTYFQKIAQLEHFRLAANELNISQPSLSRSMDTLENELGIPLFEKNGRNITLTKYGKMFLEHVDRILEEVRTAEQKMYHLTQEGGHIDIAYVSPLANHYIPHTVRTFLNLPENKQVTFSFSQAHTIDLIRGLKNDMYDVVFGAYVEDQPSVQFTPILHQEMLLITSLNHPLANEKEVPFQVLQDYPVIGYDRDSGLGLYTHKLYRKHQIQPDIVIDCPDEYSIAALVAEDFGIALVADVDTIRDAKIAKIPVAGEELIHTVYMAHMKDKYMIPATNRFVKFIKKDSGLT is encoded by the coding sequence ATGACATTAAATCAATTAACATATTTTCAAAAAATTGCCCAGCTGGAACATTTCCGCTTAGCCGCCAATGAACTGAATATTTCCCAGCCAAGTCTCAGTCGTTCTATGGATACGCTAGAAAATGAACTCGGTATTCCTCTTTTTGAAAAAAACGGACGAAACATCACACTCACCAAATACGGTAAGATGTTTTTAGAACACGTTGACCGCATTTTAGAAGAGGTTCGCACTGCGGAACAGAAAATGTACCATCTGACACAAGAAGGGGGACACATCGACATCGCCTATGTATCCCCTCTCGCTAACCACTATATTCCGCACACGGTGCGTACTTTTTTGAATCTTCCGGAAAATAAACAAGTGACGTTCAGTTTCAGTCAGGCACATACAATTGACCTGATCCGCGGGCTGAAAAACGACATGTATGACGTTGTTTTTGGCGCATATGTGGAAGATCAGCCTTCCGTACAGTTTACTCCAATCCTGCATCAGGAGATGTTACTCATCACCTCGTTAAACCATCCGCTCGCAAATGAAAAAGAAGTACCTTTTCAAGTACTGCAGGATTATCCGGTGATCGGATATGACCGTGATTCAGGTCTTGGACTTTACACTCACAAATTATATCGTAAGCACCAGATCCAGCCGGATATTGTCATCGACTGTCCAGACGAATATTCTATCGCAGCACTTGTGGCAGAAGACTTTGGAATCGCACTCGTTGCCGATGTTGACACGATACGCGATGCAAAGATTGCCAAAATTCCGGTTGCCGGCGAAGAACTCATCCACACGGTCTACATGGCTCATATGAAAGACAAATATATGATTCCCGCCACAAACCGGTTTGTCAAATTTATCAAAAAAGATTCCGGTCTGACCTAA